One segment of Herbaspirillum hiltneri N3 DNA contains the following:
- the serC gene encoding 3-phosphoserine/phosphohydroxythreonine transaminase, whose translation MVYNFSAGPAVLPKEVLQQAADEMLDWHGSGMSVMEMSHRGKEYMSIIEAALRDMRELFAVPTNYKILFLQGGAIAENAIIPMNLAGLRGKGAGVADYINTGSWSTKSIKEARRYCEVNVAASSEAEKFARIPARDTWKLSRDAAYVHLCTNETIDGVEYQFTPDVAADTDNAPIVADMSSHILSRAVDVSKYGVIYGGAQKNIGPAGLTIVIVREDLLGHALPICPSAFDWKTVADNDSMYNTPPTYAIYIAGLVFQWLKRQGGVAEMERRNIAKAKLLYDYLDSTEFYTTRIAKDCRSRMNAPFFLHDETLNETFLAGAKERGLLQLKGHKSVGGMRASIYNAMPIEGVEALVEYLRHFERTH comes from the coding sequence ATGGTCTACAATTTTTCCGCCGGTCCGGCCGTATTGCCGAAAGAAGTGTTGCAGCAAGCAGCTGACGAAATGCTGGACTGGCACGGCAGCGGCATGTCCGTGATGGAAATGAGTCATCGCGGCAAGGAATACATGTCGATCATCGAGGCGGCCTTGCGCGACATGCGCGAGCTGTTTGCGGTGCCGACCAACTACAAGATCCTGTTCCTGCAAGGCGGCGCCATCGCCGAAAACGCCATCATCCCGATGAATCTCGCGGGCCTGCGCGGCAAAGGCGCGGGCGTGGCGGACTACATCAACACCGGTTCATGGTCGACCAAGTCGATCAAGGAAGCGCGGCGCTATTGCGAAGTCAACGTCGCCGCCTCGTCGGAAGCCGAAAAATTTGCCCGCATCCCGGCACGCGACACATGGAAGCTGTCGCGCGACGCAGCTTATGTCCATCTGTGCACCAATGAAACCATCGACGGCGTTGAATACCAGTTCACGCCCGACGTCGCCGCCGACACCGACAACGCCCCCATCGTGGCCGACATGTCGTCGCATATTCTGTCGCGCGCGGTCGATGTCTCCAAATATGGCGTCATCTATGGCGGCGCGCAAAAGAACATCGGCCCGGCCGGCCTGACCATCGTCATCGTGCGCGAAGACCTGCTCGGCCACGCCTTGCCGATCTGTCCGTCGGCCTTCGACTGGAAGACCGTCGCCGACAACGATTCCATGTACAACACGCCGCCGACTTACGCGATCTATATCGCCGGCCTGGTGTTCCAGTGGCTCAAGCGCCAGGGTGGCGTAGCTGAAATGGAACGCCGCAATATCGCCAAGGCAAAGCTGCTGTACGACTATCTCGACAGCACCGAATTTTATACAACGCGGATTGCGAAGGACTGCCGTTCACGCATGAACGCGCCGTTTTTCCTGCATGACGAAACATTGAACGAGACATTCCTGGCCGGCGCCAAAGAGCGCGGCCTGCTGCAGCTGAAAGGCCACAAGTCGGTCGGCGGCATGCGCGCATCGATCTATAACGCGATGCCGATAGAAGGCGTCGAAGCACTGGTGGAGTACCTCCGCCACTTCGAACGCACACACTGA